The following coding sequences lie in one Treponema sp. OMZ 790 genomic window:
- a CDS encoding DUF4272 domain-containing protein translates to MCIDPELRREKSNAKIKGMGIACFEALPRLPSSKEVKLKSLDKICERAIASLLSIQLAEDICNEQDYEESKELFSILLEKYGVQNLLLEKEKRLFDGTYTEQDAVDVGWTYEAYWALLWALGLVEDISYPNDICDVQKAITTVGDRETKKEFKALCKLRDIEEILDMLDLHYRYHWATEEKRLNPKTEIKDLNPEVLMERRRGLEWLISDEEDWYEISMDT, encoded by the coding sequence ATGTGTATTGATCCCGAACTGCGTAGAGAAAAATCTAATGCAAAGATAAAGGGTATGGGGATAGCTTGTTTTGAAGCCTTGCCTCGCTTGCCCTCATCTAAAGAGGTTAAATTAAAATCCTTAGATAAGATATGCGAAAGAGCTATAGCTTCTCTTTTGTCTATTCAGCTGGCAGAAGATATTTGTAATGAACAAGACTATGAAGAGTCAAAAGAATTATTTTCTATTCTTTTAGAAAAATACGGCGTTCAAAATCTTTTATTGGAAAAAGAAAAGCGCCTTTTTGACGGTACTTATACCGAACAGGACGCAGTTGATGTGGGTTGGACTTATGAAGCTTACTGGGCGCTTTTATGGGCCTTGGGGCTGGTTGAAGACATTTCCTATCCTAATGATATTTGTGATGTACAAAAAGCCATAACAACAGTGGGCGATAGAGAAACCAAAAAGGAATTTAAGGCTCTTTGTAAGCTGCGCGATATTGAAGAAATATTGGACATGCTCGATCTTCATTATAGATACCACTGGGCAACGGAAGAAAAAAGATTAAATCCTAAAACGGAAATAAAAGATTTGAATCCCGAAGTTTTAATGGAAAGAAGGCGCGGGCTTGAATGGCTTATTTCTGATGAAGAAGATTGGTATGAAATTTCTATGGATACATAA
- a CDS encoding DUF308 domain-containing protein: MSEKKLSYSMIFLAIAVMSTVLGIVCIFNPDSITRIIVTIVGILLIVYGLIEIYQFFSIKMNSFLVLGIILLGLGLFCLVNPSAVLGLIGLVLGLFLICLGAVEVKKSFDLKSAGVRLWWLWLIFAGIVCLIGLSGIFNPASISGLFASLIGFGFLVNGVSSIWLFLILKKRA; this comes from the coding sequence ATGTCTGAAAAAAAATTGTCTTATTCTATGATCTTTTTGGCTATTGCCGTAATGTCTACGGTTTTGGGGATTGTATGTATTTTTAACCCCGACAGTATAACAAGAATTATTGTGACCATTGTCGGTATTTTACTAATCGTTTACGGCCTTATCGAAATTTATCAGTTTTTTTCGATCAAGATGAATTCCTTTTTGGTTTTGGGTATTATCCTTTTAGGATTAGGACTTTTTTGTCTGGTAAATCCAAGCGCAGTTCTCGGTCTTATCGGGCTTGTCCTCGGCCTCTTTTTGATTTGCTTAGGGGCTGTTGAAGTTAAAAAATCATTCGACCTAAAAAGCGCCGGTGTTAGGCTGTGGTGGCTTTGGCTGATCTTTGCAGGCATCGTTTGCTTAATAGGCCTTTCAGGTATTTTTAATCCTGCAAGCATTTCAGGCCTTTTTGCTAGTTTGATAGGTTTCGGCTTTTTGGTAAACGGAGTAAGCAGTATTTGGCTTTTCCTGATTTTGAAGAAAAGGGCTTGA
- a CDS encoding dipeptidase translates to MNYIDLHCDTLMMTWKEEEGETVVSNKSFSVDFERLKKSGAFAQFFAIFMLTESIFDFLKRPVISDDEYIESLLSQIKRGIEKVDYVKICTSYNEFLKNKSQNIISAFLTLEDGRAVNGDLKRLDHFYEKGIRLITLTWNDENCIGFPNSKDPEIMNRGLKPFGIDLIGRMNELGVIIDVSHLSDGGFYDVAKHSKKPFTASHSNSRMLSPHTRNMTDDMIKVLANKGGIMGLNLGPEFLNEDITCKDSTVSLMVKHLNHQKNVGGVEVLALGSDFDGVFGNLEINSCDKYYLLFDALKKDGWTEDEIEKMAYKNAERFLKDVLK, encoded by the coding sequence ATGAACTATATCGATCTGCATTGTGACACTCTTATGATGACATGGAAAGAAGAAGAAGGAGAAACAGTTGTTTCCAATAAATCTTTTTCCGTAGATTTTGAAAGGTTAAAAAAATCAGGAGCATTTGCACAGTTTTTTGCTATTTTTATGTTAACCGAATCTATATTTGATTTTTTAAAAAGACCCGTAATTTCAGATGATGAATACATTGAAAGTTTACTGTCTCAGATAAAAAGAGGTATAGAAAAAGTTGATTATGTAAAAATATGTACATCTTATAATGAATTTTTAAAAAATAAAAGTCAAAACATAATATCTGCATTTTTAACCCTTGAAGACGGAAGAGCCGTAAACGGTGATTTAAAACGCCTTGATCATTTCTATGAAAAAGGTATTAGACTAATAACCTTAACATGGAATGACGAGAACTGCATAGGATTTCCCAATTCAAAAGATCCCGAAATCATGAATCGCGGTTTAAAACCCTTTGGAATTGATCTCATAGGGCGTATGAACGAATTGGGAGTCATAATTGATGTAAGTCATCTTTCTGATGGAGGTTTTTATGATGTAGCCAAACACTCAAAAAAACCTTTCACCGCATCCCATTCAAATTCGCGCATGTTAAGCCCCCATACAAGAAACATGACCGACGATATGATAAAGGTGTTGGCGAATAAGGGCGGAATCATGGGTCTCAATTTAGGACCGGAATTTTTAAATGAAGATATAACCTGTAAGGACAGTACAGTAAGCTTAATGGTTAAACATCTAAACCATCAAAAAAATGTAGGCGGAGTAGAAGTTCTCGCACTTGGTTCAGACTTTGACGGAGTTTTCGGCAATCTGGAAATAAACAGTTGCGATAAGTATTATCTTCTTTTTGATGCTCTAAAAAAAGACGGATGGACGGAAGATGAAATCGAAAAAATGGCATATAAAAATGCTGAAAGATTTTTAAAAGATGTTCTTAAATAG
- a CDS encoding MalY/PatB family protein, with amino-acid sequence MYDFVNTLSRKKIGAAKWELMYKWNPNVSEGVIPLSVADMEFKNPPEIIEGLKSYLDRLILGYSMRYADYDNAVINWLKRKHDYSVSPEMIMQTPGVVNAFFAAVNTFTEKGDGVIVMRPVYYPFSMAIEMNERELVNCPLLCDKDNYYTIDYDKFESLAKQPKNKLLIFCSPHNPVGRVWKKEELKRLAEIALENNVIVFSDEIWNDLIMPGYNHTLMASISKEIGANTITATAPSKTFNVAGLATSNIIVENENLRTKYYETLQKMRSSSVNALGLKACEIAYTRCDKWLDELLLVLDTNQKLVKNYFDSNFPMLKSRYIEGTYLQWIDFRALGMDNKALEDFMHNEAQFFTDEGYIFGSEGDGFERINIACPTKILEQHLEMLGGALKKKGF; translated from the coding sequence ATGTATGATTTTGTAAATACTTTATCACGAAAAAAAATTGGAGCTGCCAAATGGGAGCTTATGTACAAGTGGAATCCCAATGTTTCTGAAGGAGTAATACCTCTTTCAGTTGCGGATATGGAATTTAAAAATCCGCCGGAAATAATTGAAGGTTTAAAAAGTTATTTGGATAGGCTGATTTTAGGCTATTCTATGCGGTATGCAGATTATGACAATGCCGTAATAAATTGGCTTAAACGAAAACATGATTACAGTGTAAGTCCCGAAATGATCATGCAGACACCCGGCGTTGTAAATGCTTTTTTTGCTGCCGTAAATACCTTTACGGAAAAAGGAGACGGAGTAATCGTTATGCGCCCTGTGTATTATCCTTTTTCCATGGCAATTGAGATGAATGAGCGGGAGCTTGTAAATTGTCCTCTTTTATGTGATAAGGATAACTATTACACAATCGATTACGATAAATTTGAAAGCCTTGCAAAGCAGCCGAAAAATAAACTTTTGATTTTTTGTTCTCCTCATAATCCTGTCGGCCGTGTATGGAAAAAAGAAGAATTAAAAAGACTGGCCGAAATAGCCTTGGAGAATAATGTAATTGTTTTTTCCGATGAGATATGGAATGATCTTATAATGCCCGGCTATAACCATACTCTTATGGCAAGTATTTCAAAAGAGATAGGTGCAAATACCATTACGGCAACGGCTCCTTCAAAGACCTTTAATGTCGCGGGCCTTGCTACATCAAATATAATTGTAGAAAATGAAAATCTTAGAACCAAGTATTATGAAACCCTTCAAAAGATGCGGTCTTCGAGTGTGAATGCTCTCGGGCTTAAAGCTTGCGAAATAGCTTATACCCGGTGCGATAAATGGCTTGATGAGCTTCTGCTTGTTCTTGATACCAATCAAAAGCTGGTTAAAAATTATTTTGATTCCAACTTTCCAATGCTTAAAAGCAGGTACATTGAAGGTACTTATCTTCAATGGATAGATTTTAGGGCTCTTGGAATGGATAATAAAGCTTTGGAAGATTTTATGCATAATGAAGCGCAATTTTTTACTGACGAAGGTTATATTTTCGGCTCTGAAGGAGACGGCTTCGAAAGAATCAATATAGCTTGTCCTACTAAAATTTTAGAACAGCATTTGGAAATGCTTGGTGGTGCATTAAAGAAAAAAGGATTCTAG
- a CDS encoding GNAT family N-acetyltransferase, translating into MNLSFRLSKDSEKIALMNKDVHELHYRLYPEYFKPFSYDSTVEFLKNRLQEENWFCCIVSCDGKDAGYALFYIRDYQENPVRKAYRGIHIEQIGIAPEYRRKGLGKALMAEIEKIAVQEGASQIELTHWELNEEAKFFYKNIGFDTCLRFVVKKL; encoded by the coding sequence ATGAATTTAAGTTTTAGGCTGTCAAAAGATTCTGAGAAGATTGCATTAATGAATAAGGACGTGCATGAACTTCATTATAGATTGTATCCTGAGTATTTTAAACCTTTTTCATATGATTCAACGGTAGAGTTTTTAAAAAACCGATTACAAGAAGAAAATTGGTTTTGCTGTATTGTTTCTTGTGACGGAAAAGATGCCGGTTATGCCTTATTTTATATCCGGGATTATCAGGAAAATCCTGTTAGGAAGGCTTATAGGGGAATACATATCGAGCAAATCGGAATAGCTCCCGAATACAGACGAAAAGGCCTCGGCAAGGCTCTTATGGCAGAAATCGAAAAAATTGCCGTTCAAGAAGGAGCCTCACAAATAGAGTTGACTCATTGGGAACTCAACGAGGAAGCAAAGTTTTTCTATAAAAATATCGGTTTTGATACTTGTCTAAGATTTGTGGTTAAAAAACTGTAA
- a CDS encoding DUF401 family protein — MELIYLAVIFLAIVLGLTFKRPLYQAILIAVILAVILYKIPFLEFIKMARSASLNSQTIYLLLAFYIITYLQRMMEDKEMLMLAEISLEQMFHSKRVNAMAAPFIVGLLPSPGAVLIAAPIVDAAADDNLNANEKTFVTSYYRHISELFMPTYGSILLALKLTGVDMTAFVISMLPMVFVLFLLGFVFYVKKIPKNKTAENEQNKKDAVYSFFKALWPIGLTTILILVLKIQVFYAVLPAIFLMMFIHKFTLSQLKKFAVKAFEAKMLLTVIVVMIFKAVLEYSHVIETLPEVFGILPIPITAVFSIIIFLGTIVAGSQAMIAMMLPLAFSAIPGAGLGELVLFMSICYIAMQVSPTHICLAIITEHYKTSFLSLVVKTLPIVLSFIIIASLYSYILIRYIF; from the coding sequence ATGGAATTAATTTATTTGGCGGTAATATTTTTGGCTATTGTATTGGGTTTGACTTTTAAGCGTCCTCTTTATCAAGCGATACTCATTGCTGTGATTTTAGCCGTGATTTTATATAAAATTCCTTTTTTGGAATTTATAAAAATGGCAAGAAGTGCTTCTTTAAATTCTCAAACAATATATCTTTTGCTTGCTTTTTATATCATTACATACTTACAGCGTATGATGGAAGACAAGGAAATGCTTATGCTTGCTGAAATATCGCTTGAACAAATGTTTCATTCCAAACGTGTAAATGCTATGGCTGCTCCCTTTATAGTAGGGTTGCTGCCCTCTCCCGGAGCGGTACTTATTGCCGCTCCGATAGTGGATGCCGCCGCGGATGATAATCTTAATGCTAATGAAAAAACTTTTGTGACCAGCTATTATAGACATATATCGGAACTGTTTATGCCTACTTATGGAAGTATACTTTTAGCCTTAAAGCTTACAGGTGTAGATATGACTGCATTTGTTATAAGTATGCTGCCGATGGTTTTTGTGCTTTTTTTACTAGGCTTTGTATTTTATGTAAAAAAAATACCCAAGAATAAGACCGCAGAGAACGAACAAAATAAAAAAGATGCCGTCTATTCGTTTTTTAAGGCTCTGTGGCCTATCGGTCTTACAACTATCTTAATTCTTGTTTTAAAAATTCAAGTTTTTTATGCTGTTTTGCCTGCAATATTCTTAATGATGTTTATTCATAAATTTACATTGTCCCAATTAAAAAAATTTGCAGTTAAAGCTTTTGAAGCAAAAATGCTTCTTACAGTAATCGTTGTTATGATTTTTAAAGCGGTATTGGAATATAGTCATGTTATTGAAACTTTACCCGAAGTTTTTGGAATTCTCCCTATTCCTATTACTGCTGTGTTTTCAATAATAATTTTTCTGGGAACAATAGTTGCAGGCAGTCAGGCCATGATAGCCATGATGCTGCCTTTAGCTTTTTCGGCCATACCCGGTGCAGGTCTTGGAGAACTTGTTTTGTTTATGAGTATATGCTATATCGCAATGCAGGTATCGCCCACTCATATATGTTTGGCAATCATAACAGAACATTATAAAACTTCATTTTTATCGTTGGTTGTAAAGACTCTGCCTATCGTGCTTTCTTTTATAATTATTGCTTCTCTCTATAGTTATATTTTGATTCGATATATATTTTAA
- a CDS encoding M42 family metallopeptidase — protein sequence MEKNKINELKTSISNAADKVMDEIITICNIPSPTGYTCEAADYVMKRLSGLGFKPWLTNKGAVVCELDKNAEPNTGKKGDKALLLSAHIDTLGLFVRHIKSSGRLRTTLDGGFPYNYVEQSNVTVITREGKKYEGTMRLTEPAVHASREINELKRDDANMELVLDEIVKSREDVEKLGIMAGDVVAIESLARKAGNGFLKSRHLDDKASCGMFIYLAEQVAKGELKLKRKTYIMFTNYEEIGHGASAGHPEGISDMLAVDMGVVGSDLDTDEYAVSICAKDSSGPYNYEFTSELIKIAKEMELNFAVDIYPFYGSDASAALKAGYDYRHALIGTGVAASHGYERIHKKGLENTLLLLTGYIAE from the coding sequence ATGGAAAAAAATAAGATTAACGAACTTAAAACTTCAATTTCAAATGCTGCCGACAAGGTTATGGATGAGATTATTACTATCTGCAATATACCCAGTCCCACGGGTTATACCTGCGAAGCCGCCGATTATGTTATGAAAAGACTTTCAGGTCTCGGCTTTAAACCTTGGCTTACAAACAAGGGTGCTGTTGTCTGCGAGTTGGATAAAAATGCGGAACCTAATACGGGCAAAAAAGGAGATAAGGCTCTTTTACTTTCAGCCCACATCGATACTCTTGGGCTTTTTGTGCGTCACATTAAATCTTCAGGCCGGTTACGCACCACTCTTGACGGAGGCTTTCCGTACAATTATGTGGAACAGTCCAACGTAACCGTTATCACAAGAGAAGGGAAAAAATACGAGGGAACCATGCGCCTTACCGAGCCCGCTGTCCACGCTTCCCGCGAAATAAATGAACTAAAAAGAGATGACGCAAACATGGAACTCGTCCTCGATGAAATCGTAAAATCCCGTGAAGATGTCGAAAAGCTCGGCATAATGGCCGGCGATGTTGTAGCCATCGAATCCCTTGCCCGAAAGGCCGGGAACGGATTTTTAAAAAGTCGCCACTTGGACGACAAGGCAAGCTGCGGAATGTTTATCTATCTTGCGGAGCAGGTTGCAAAGGGAGAATTAAAACTAAAACGCAAGACCTACATTATGTTTACCAACTATGAAGAGATAGGACACGGGGCCTCTGCAGGACACCCCGAAGGCATAAGCGACATGCTTGCAGTAGATATGGGAGTTGTAGGAAGCGACCTTGATACCGATGAATATGCAGTTTCAATATGTGCAAAGGATTCTTCCGGGCCCTATAACTACGAGTTTACAAGCGAGCTTATCAAAATAGCTAAGGAGATGGAACTTAACTTTGCCGTAGATATTTACCCTTTTTACGGCTCGGACGCTTCCGCTGCTTTAAAAGCCGGTTACGACTACCGCCATGCCCTAATCGGTACGGGTGTTGCAGCCTCTCACGGCTATGAAAGAATCCACAAGAAAGGCCTTGAAAACACTCTTCTTTTATTGACAGGTTATATTGCTGAGTAA
- a CDS encoding glycogen/starch/alpha-glucan phosphorylase — MVISKEEVKDSVIRRLKRNFSKSLDKATRREIYDAVASTVMELIQSNWIKTMNAQEKTGVRRMYYLSAEFLMGRALINNINNMGIRKTIEEITEEISEPLSIIEDEEPDAGLGNGGLGRLAACFLDSLATLDYPGHGYGIRYKYGMFEQKIENGYQVEYPDRWLFARDPWEVRRSDLSVKVYFGGTPSSRTSESGKLYYDINGAEEIIATPYDMPIVGYGTDTVNTLRLWEASSDDGFDLPLFNSMEYNRAFQKQIDAESISCILYPNDSGPPGMNLRLKQQYFFTSASLQDIVRSFIYREGTDFAKLPDYVVIQLNDTHPVVGIPELMRILMDDYHLEWDAAWDITKRVFAYTNHTILAEALEKWPIDVFQKLLPRVYQIVEEINRRFLAKLYEKYPGDWKKHNSMAIMADGKIHMARLAIVGTFSVNGVAALHTEILKHKELADFYDLYPHKFNNKTNGVTQRRWLLTANPLLSEFITKYIGSGWITNLEELKKLEAFIDDEEFLEGFIEVKHKNKIRLAEYLEKTQGIFINPESIYDVQIKRLHEYKRQLLNILHIMTLYNRIINDPSYDPIPRTFIFGAKAAAAYRRAKEIIKLINTVADRINNDHRVAGKLRVVFIENYRVSAAEKIFPAADISEQISTAGKEASGTGNMKFMINGAVTIGTLDGANIEIVEEAGAENEFIFGLKAEEILKMDKENTYNPREYLAANPELEKAVNQLVDGTYTLPGEQTFRGLYDSLIYGVEGQRPDTYYILADFKSYQKAHEQIISDYYHRHAWAKKCILNIARSGKFSSDRTIQNYVDEIWRLEKVNV, encoded by the coding sequence TTGGTTATTTCAAAAGAAGAAGTAAAGGATTCCGTAATAAGGCGCTTAAAAAGGAATTTCAGTAAAAGCCTTGATAAGGCTACCCGCCGTGAGATTTATGATGCCGTAGCCAGCACGGTTATGGAGCTAATTCAATCCAACTGGATTAAAACTATGAATGCTCAAGAGAAAACCGGAGTAAGGAGGATGTATTATCTTTCAGCCGAGTTCTTGATGGGCAGGGCACTAATCAATAATATAAACAATATGGGTATCCGAAAAACCATTGAAGAGATAACCGAAGAAATCTCCGAACCTCTTTCGATAATCGAAGATGAAGAGCCTGATGCCGGTTTGGGAAACGGAGGCTTGGGAAGACTTGCTGCCTGTTTTTTGGACTCCCTTGCAACCCTTGATTATCCCGGACACGGATACGGCATCCGCTATAAGTACGGAATGTTCGAACAAAAAATCGAAAACGGCTATCAGGTTGAGTATCCCGACCGCTGGCTTTTTGCCCGCGACCCTTGGGAAGTCCGCCGCTCCGATTTGAGTGTCAAGGTTTACTTTGGGGGCACTCCTTCGTCCCGAACATCCGAAAGCGGTAAGCTCTATTACGATATAAACGGGGCGGAAGAAATTATTGCAACCCCCTACGATATGCCGATTGTCGGTTACGGTACTGATACGGTAAACACTTTGCGCCTTTGGGAAGCTTCTTCCGATGACGGCTTTGACCTTCCTCTTTTTAACAGCATGGAGTATAATCGAGCCTTTCAAAAACAGATAGATGCAGAAAGCATCTCTTGTATTCTGTATCCTAATGATTCAGGCCCGCCCGGAATGAACTTGCGGTTAAAGCAGCAATACTTTTTTACTTCCGCAAGCTTGCAGGATATTGTCCGCTCTTTTATATACCGTGAAGGTACCGATTTTGCCAAGCTTCCCGACTATGTCGTAATCCAGCTAAACGATACCCATCCTGTTGTGGGAATCCCTGAGCTCATGCGTATTTTGATGGACGATTATCATCTTGAATGGGATGCCGCCTGGGATATTACAAAGAGGGTTTTTGCTTACACTAATCACACTATTCTTGCTGAGGCCTTGGAAAAATGGCCCATAGATGTTTTTCAAAAACTCTTGCCGAGGGTTTATCAAATCGTTGAAGAAATAAACAGGCGCTTTTTGGCAAAGCTTTACGAAAAATATCCCGGTGACTGGAAAAAACACAACAGTATGGCAATCATGGCCGACGGTAAGATTCACATGGCCCGTCTTGCTATAGTAGGAACCTTTTCGGTAAACGGAGTTGCAGCTCTTCACACTGAGATTTTAAAGCACAAAGAGCTTGCCGATTTTTATGACCTCTATCCTCACAAGTTTAACAATAAAACCAACGGAGTAACTCAGAGGCGCTGGCTTTTGACCGCCAACCCCTTGCTTTCCGAATTTATAACAAAGTACATAGGTTCAGGCTGGATAACTAATCTGGAAGAGTTAAAAAAACTTGAAGCCTTTATAGATGATGAAGAGTTTTTGGAAGGTTTTATTGAGGTAAAGCATAAAAACAAGATACGCCTTGCCGAATATCTTGAAAAAACTCAAGGCATTTTTATAAATCCTGAGTCTATTTACGATGTTCAAATTAAACGCCTCCACGAATATAAAAGGCAGTTATTGAACATTCTTCATATAATGACTCTTTATAACAGAATTATAAATGACCCTTCTTATGATCCCATCCCCCGAACCTTTATCTTCGGGGCAAAGGCTGCAGCAGCCTATAGGCGTGCAAAGGAGATAATAAAGCTCATCAATACTGTTGCGGACAGAATAAACAATGACCACCGGGTTGCAGGTAAATTGAGGGTTGTCTTTATCGAAAATTACCGTGTTTCCGCCGCAGAAAAAATCTTCCCTGCTGCCGACATTTCGGAGCAAATTTCTACTGCCGGAAAAGAAGCTTCAGGTACGGGCAACATGAAGTTTATGATTAACGGGGCAGTAACCATCGGTACCCTTGACGGGGCAAATATCGAAATTGTCGAAGAGGCCGGGGCCGAAAACGAATTTATCTTCGGACTTAAAGCTGAAGAGATTTTAAAGATGGATAAGGAAAATACCTATAATCCGAGGGAATATCTTGCCGCAAATCCCGAGCTTGAAAAGGCTGTAAATCAGCTTGTTGACGGAACCTATACCTTGCCGGGAGAGCAAACCTTTAGAGGACTTTATGACTCTCTTATTTACGGTGTTGAAGGACAGCGGCCCGATACCTATTATATTCTTGCCGATTTTAAGAGTTATCAAAAAGCCCACGAACAGATTATAAGCGATTATTATCACCGCCATGCTTGGGCAAAAAAATGTATCTTGAACATAGCCAGATCCGGAAAGTTCAGTTCGGATAGGACTATTCAAAACTATGTTGATGAAATTTGGAGGCTTGAGAAAGTAAATGTTTAA
- a CDS encoding DUF5058 family protein, with product MDTITIVNGTVWVFAIILTSFVIIQAAIFLKKALSFNKKHQLLTNEEVKISIRTGIFSIIGPGFSVMIATLTIMAMLGSGAAFMRIGVIGSASYELMLAGIAADVLGIELTSANITTGVFILVLYAMILGSAPYFINCFFSLKPMERSLIKNKSIEGSFAKIVGFIASIALIGYFAIDNARKGKVEAIVMFITGGVTILLSMYAEKSKKKWIYEWMLAIALVAGLGSSIILTEFIFK from the coding sequence ATGGATACAATTACGATTGTAAACGGAACTGTGTGGGTTTTTGCTATCATATTGACATCTTTCGTCATAATTCAAGCAGCTATATTTTTAAAAAAAGCATTAAGCTTTAATAAAAAACATCAGCTGCTCACGAATGAAGAGGTAAAGATATCGATAAGAACCGGAATTTTTTCGATTATCGGACCCGGTTTTTCTGTAATGATAGCAACATTGACAATTATGGCCATGCTGGGATCAGGAGCAGCATTTATGCGCATTGGAGTTATCGGCTCTGCAAGTTATGAATTAATGTTAGCCGGAATTGCAGCAGATGTTTTGGGCATTGAACTTACAAGCGCTAATATAACGACCGGTGTTTTCATTTTAGTTCTCTATGCAATGATTCTCGGAAGTGCACCTTATTTTATCAACTGTTTTTTCAGCCTAAAACCAATGGAACGCTCTTTGATAAAAAATAAAAGTATTGAAGGAAGTTTTGCAAAAATAGTCGGTTTTATCGCATCGATAGCGCTTATAGGTTATTTTGCTATCGATAACGCACGCAAAGGAAAAGTTGAGGCCATTGTAATGTTTATAACAGGCGGCGTAACCATCTTGCTTTCAATGTATGCAGAAAAATCAAAGAAAAAATGGATTTATGAATGGATGTTGGCAATTGCTTTAGTTGCAGGACTCGGCAGTTCTATTATTTTAACAGAATTTATTTTTAAATAG
- a CDS encoding DUF2281 domain-containing protein has translation MSYEQYSQLETQVLEIPYEQKLQLLYIIADSLKNTAMSKKNNLKDKKPKRRLGILKGKIWMAPDFDDTPPCFEEYMLGMKL, from the coding sequence ATGTCTTATGAACAGTATTCTCAGTTAGAAACACAGGTTTTAGAAATACCTTATGAACAGAAACTTCAGCTTCTTTATATAATCGCAGATAGTTTAAAAAATACGGCAATGAGTAAGAAAAATAATTTAAAGGATAAGAAGCCAAAACGCAGACTTGGGATTTTGAAAGGTAAAATTTGGATGGCTCCGGATTTTGATGATACTCCTCCCTGTTTTGAGGAGTATATGTTAGGGATGAAACTATGA